A genome region from Acinetobacter lwoffii includes the following:
- a CDS encoding cytochrome C assembly family protein: MVSLPLVYTILALVAYTASFWYLFIHLMSKRAPNQWFVSLTALLGLGLHALVLYGDMHTPLGINYDVFALFSFTSGLMLLLSIIYSTYRPIIALNLIGIPVAATGLILGFAFTQPAKIITQNSLGLDIHIILSLSAYAVLLMATIQAVILRFQDRELKKKQKRRVWVSLLPSYQDMESLLFDMLMTGFVLLTLALGFGFFTIDNFFAQHLAHKTAFSIISWLVYGSLLIGHWKFGWRGQKAVRFTLLGFGLLALGFIGSKFVLEMILGR; the protein is encoded by the coding sequence ATGGTTAGCCTCCCCTTGGTTTATACGATCTTAGCATTAGTCGCTTATACCGCTTCCTTCTGGTATCTGTTCATTCATTTAATGTCTAAACGTGCTCCTAATCAATGGTTTGTCTCGCTAACCGCACTGCTTGGACTGGGCTTGCATGCGCTGGTTTTATATGGCGATATGCATACCCCGCTGGGCATCAATTATGATGTCTTTGCCCTGTTTTCCTTTACCTCTGGTCTGATGCTGTTACTCAGCATTATTTACAGCACTTATCGTCCGATTATTGCCCTGAACCTGATCGGGATTCCGGTGGCTGCGACCGGATTAATTCTTGGCTTTGCGTTTACTCAGCCTGCAAAAATCATCACACAAAACTCTTTGGGTCTGGATATTCATATTATCCTGTCTTTGTCTGCTTATGCGGTATTGCTCATGGCGACCATTCAGGCCGTAATTTTACGCTTTCAGGATCGTGAGCTGAAAAAGAAGCAAAAACGCCGCGTTTGGGTCAGTTTGCTACCCTCTTATCAAGACATGGAATCATTGCTGTTTGATATGCTGATGACCGGTTTTGTTTTACTTACCCTCGCTTTGGGCTTTGGCTTTTTTACTATCGACAATTTCTTTGCTCAACATCTGGCACATAAAACGGCGTTCAGTATCATTTCCTGGCTTGTTTACGGTTCACTATTAATTGGACACTGGAAGTTTGGCTGGCGTGGCCAAAAAGCTGTGCGCTTTACCCTACTCGGTTTTGGCTTGCTGGCACTGGGTTTTATTGGTTCTAAATTTGTGCTGGAAATGATTCTAGGGCGATAA
- a CDS encoding DapH/DapD/GlmU-related protein encodes MPCYAIDGVIPVVSPHAYVHPQAVLIGDVVIEEGVYIGPFATLRADFGGIHIQKNANVQDSCTIHGFPGSVTLVEEYGHIGHGAILHGCIIRKNVLVGMNSVILDEAEIGENTIVGANSTVKAKAQIPENSLVLGSPARVIRPLDTKEIAWKSKGTQEYIQLTERCLSSMQEVNPLTEVSADRLSYKAFKAEYQIKQNSLND; translated from the coding sequence ATGCCGTGTTATGCCATTGATGGGGTGATTCCTGTGGTCAGCCCTCACGCTTATGTGCATCCGCAAGCCGTTCTGATCGGGGATGTAGTGATTGAAGAGGGCGTATATATCGGGCCTTTCGCTACTTTAAGAGCCGACTTCGGCGGGATTCACATCCAGAAAAATGCCAATGTTCAAGATTCCTGTACCATCCATGGCTTTCCCGGTAGCGTCACGCTGGTCGAAGAGTATGGCCATATCGGACACGGCGCGATTTTACATGGCTGTATCATTCGTAAAAATGTACTGGTCGGCATGAACAGCGTGATTCTTGATGAAGCCGAGATTGGTGAAAATACCATTGTTGGTGCTAATAGTACGGTTAAAGCCAAGGCCCAAATTCCGGAAAATTCATTGGTACTCGGTAGTCCAGCACGGGTCATCCGTCCCCTGGACACCAAAGAAATTGCTTGGAAAAGCAAAGGGACACAAGAATATATTCAGCTGACAGAGCGCTGCTTGTCCTCCATGCAGGAAGTCAATCCTTTAACGGAAGTCTCCGCAGACCGGCTGAGCTACAAAGCCTTCAAGGCAGAGTATCAGATCAAGCAGAATAGCTTGAATGACTAA
- a CDS encoding RBBP9/YdeN family alpha/beta hydrolase, translating into MNQVIVVHGYTASPEENWYPWIQEKAQQENVSLKVLRLDPSTTPTLDTWDQQMREQIDAIDEDSIFIAHSLGTVAALHYLSRELKQQKIQQLVLIAGFNGRLGRLDEINPFIDAADIDFDLLKQQVAERVVIYSEGDDRVAPEFSLEQADSLNAIVVNAKHHGHFIDSQGCTDLPELWKVIEPYLIKSEV; encoded by the coding sequence ATGAACCAAGTAATTGTCGTACATGGTTATACTGCAAGCCCGGAAGAAAACTGGTACCCATGGATTCAGGAAAAAGCCCAACAGGAAAATGTCAGTTTAAAAGTCCTCCGGCTGGATCCATCAACTACACCGACACTGGACACCTGGGATCAACAAATGCGTGAACAGATTGATGCAATTGACGAGGACAGTATCTTTATTGCACATAGCTTGGGAACTGTGGCCGCATTGCACTACTTATCCAGAGAATTAAAACAGCAGAAAATTCAGCAACTGGTACTGATCGCGGGATTTAATGGTCGATTGGGTCGTCTGGATGAAATAAACCCTTTTATTGATGCCGCGGATATCGATTTCGATTTACTCAAACAACAGGTTGCAGAGCGTGTGGTGATCTACTCCGAGGGAGATGACCGGGTTGCACCAGAATTTAGCCTGGAACAGGCGGACAGTCTGAACGCGATTGTGGTGAATGCCAAGCATCACGGACATTTTATTGATTCTCAAGGTTGTACTGATCTGCCGGAGCTCTGGAAAGTGATCGAGCCGTATCTGATTAAATCCGAAGTTTAA
- the ffh gene encoding signal recognition particle protein has protein sequence MFDTLTERLTQSLRNVTGSGQLTEDNIKDTLREVRMALLEADVALPVTREFIAKVKEEALGQEVMTQLSPGQAFVKIVHDELTKMMGEANESLDLAAKPPVVVLLAGLQGAGKTTTAAKLARFLQERQKKKVVMVSADVYRPAAIKQLQTVAGEVGAIFLESSADEKPITIVNRAIEQAKIQFADVLIVDTAGRLHIDDDMMGEIKELHAAINPTETLFVVDAMTGQDAANTAKAFNDALPLTGVILTKTDGDARGGAALSVRAITGKPIKFLGMGEKLDALEPFHPERVAQRILGMGDVLSLVEELERKVDKEKAEKMAKKLQKGGSFNFEDMLMQFEQMNKMGGMMGFLDKLPGMSNAGLQDALAQANPEKQVKKMEAIIQSMTIKERRNPDLMNPSRKKRIAAGCGMEVAEVNKLIKQHAQMAKMMKKFANPSGMAKMMKSLGGLQKQFGGGGGMGPLFGGNDKK, from the coding sequence ATGTTTGATACCTTAACAGAACGACTCACGCAGAGTTTAAGAAATGTTACTGGCTCAGGGCAGCTAACCGAAGACAATATTAAAGATACGTTACGTGAAGTGCGTATGGCGCTTCTTGAGGCCGATGTTGCGTTACCTGTAACTCGTGAATTCATCGCGAAAGTTAAGGAAGAAGCATTGGGCCAGGAAGTGATGACTCAGTTATCTCCTGGGCAGGCTTTTGTCAAAATCGTTCATGACGAATTGACCAAAATGATGGGCGAGGCCAATGAAAGCCTCGACCTCGCTGCAAAACCACCTGTGGTTGTCCTGCTGGCAGGCTTGCAGGGTGCAGGTAAAACAACAACTGCAGCGAAACTTGCACGCTTCTTACAAGAACGTCAAAAGAAAAAAGTCGTGATGGTCTCTGCCGATGTGTATCGTCCGGCTGCGATCAAACAGCTACAGACTGTCGCGGGTGAAGTCGGTGCGATTTTCCTGGAATCTAGCGCAGACGAAAAACCGATTACGATTGTGAATCGCGCGATTGAACAGGCAAAAATCCAGTTTGCCGATGTGCTGATTGTCGATACGGCAGGTCGTTTGCATATCGATGATGACATGATGGGTGAAATCAAAGAGCTGCATGCAGCGATTAACCCGACTGAAACCCTGTTCGTGGTCGATGCCATGACCGGTCAGGATGCGGCAAACACCGCCAAAGCATTTAATGATGCCTTGCCTTTAACTGGTGTGATCCTGACCAAAACTGATGGTGATGCGCGCGGTGGTGCAGCGCTTTCAGTACGGGCGATTACCGGCAAGCCAATCAAATTCTTGGGTATGGGTGAGAAACTCGATGCCTTGGAGCCATTCCATCCTGAGCGTGTTGCACAGCGTATTCTCGGTATGGGTGATGTACTTTCTTTGGTCGAAGAACTTGAACGCAAGGTCGACAAAGAAAAAGCCGAAAAAATGGCGAAAAAACTGCAAAAAGGCGGCAGCTTCAACTTTGAAGACATGCTGATGCAGTTTGAGCAGATGAACAAGATGGGCGGCATGATGGGCTTCCTGGACAAACTTCCTGGCATGAGCAATGCCGGTCTGCAAGATGCGTTGGCGCAAGCCAATCCTGAAAAGCAGGTCAAGAAAATGGAAGCGATTATCCAGTCGATGACTATCAAAGAGCGCCGTAACCCGGACTTGATGAACCCAAGCCGTAAAAAACGTATCGCAGCAGGTTGTGGTATGGAAGTGGCAGAAGTCAACAAGCTGATCAAGCAACATGCCCAAATGGCCAAGATGATGAAAAAATTTGCCAATCCATCCGGTATGGCAAAAATGATGAAGTCACTCGGCGGCTTGCAGAAACAGTTTGGCGGCGGGGGTGGTATGGGTCCATTGTTCGGCGGCAATGACAAGAAATAA
- a CDS encoding class I SAM-dependent methyltransferase, with amino-acid sequence MENREFKDHFSQQSQDYALFRPHYPDALGKLLAELSPSTKLAVDIGCGSGQLSEVLANYFDQVMAIDASSEQIAQAKPHPKIQYGQAFAEDIPCADQSVDLISVAQAAHWLDLEKFYAEVRRIARPNAILALISYGVFSVDEPHLNHYFKPFYEVTLAPYWPPERRHVDEGYKNLPFPFQEIVIRPPVLQVEWNFYQLIGYISTWSAVKAATQALGHNPLNALADALLPEWEDPELPRVIRWPLSVRAGRIIV; translated from the coding sequence ATGGAAAACAGGGAATTTAAAGATCATTTCTCCCAGCAATCACAGGATTATGCCTTGTTTCGTCCGCATTATCCGGATGCATTGGGAAAGCTATTGGCAGAGCTGTCACCAAGTACTAAATTGGCTGTAGATATCGGCTGTGGTTCTGGACAGCTTTCAGAAGTTTTGGCGAATTACTTTGATCAGGTGATGGCTATTGATGCGAGTAGTGAGCAGATTGCTCAGGCCAAACCGCATCCAAAAATTCAGTATGGTCAGGCATTCGCTGAAGATATCCCGTGTGCTGACCAGAGTGTTGATCTGATTTCGGTGGCTCAAGCAGCGCATTGGCTCGATCTGGAAAAATTTTACGCAGAAGTTCGCCGTATTGCCCGGCCTAACGCCATTCTGGCTTTAATTAGCTACGGCGTGTTCAGTGTGGATGAGCCACATCTGAATCATTATTTTAAGCCTTTTTATGAAGTCACGCTTGCACCGTACTGGCCGCCCGAACGTCGCCATGTAGATGAAGGATATAAAAATCTCCCATTTCCATTTCAGGAAATTGTGATTCGGCCACCGGTATTGCAGGTTGAATGGAACTTTTATCAGTTAATTGGTTATATAAGTACTTGGTCAGCCGTGAAAGCAGCCACTCAAGCACTTGGACATAATCCATTAAATGCACTGGCAGATGCCTTATTGCCAGAATGGGAAGATCCAGAATTGCCCAGAGTCATTCGCTGGCCATTATCAGTGCGTGCGGGGCGTATAATCGTTTAA